The DNA sequence CGGGATGGAGAGCTCCCAACCAGTGGCCGTTTGGTTCAAAGATTTGTTACCTGATAATTGCTAGTCAACacacaaataaatatatttctttgttttgtcttAACACcgtttattttgaattattgccattagaaatatttgcatatttttctaTACATTCATAAGTATACAAATCGTTTACTGTCTGCGTTTACCAGATTGACTGAAGTCCAGCTTAGTAGGAATCTCCTTGTAGACGTTTATCGAAAGATTACAACAGTTTGCAGGAGACAGGGAGAGAgcttaataatattatattaaccGTTCGAAGTGAACAAGAAAATGACAACAGTCGAACTTTTTTCACCTAAAAACATTACAGCCAAATGAAACTATGTTGCTCCATTATGCATACCAAAATTAAGGTCccgacaagatctgacatgacctttgactttgagATAGTGACTTGAGATTTTCGTGCGACACTCAACTTCATTGATGTTAACATTTCTGCCAAACAAAACTCTCCAAGTCATAGTCCGGATAAGAAAGATTCagagtttaaattaaaaaaaaataaataaaatgttatgtttatgcAATTTTATTCCAATCATTTTAAATGAACTTAATTCCTGTTAATTAATTCTATTTCTACCTTTGACGACGAATCAAAATCAGTCCGCAGGTGGTCGTGAAACTTAAAATCTTATTTGAAATTACATGTTAGATTTATTCAATATCTATTTGAAAGTTAGTATCCTCTTCACTTTGGACAAGCCCTAGCTATAGTAGCGAATAACTCGGTAGAGAAAATCCGTTGTTCAATTTCTGTTATATCCCCTGGAGGTTAATCATAGTATGGTGCAGCAGCTTGATTCTGgaagagaaaaaaatgacattgaacCAATAATGAGATTATTTAGTAGATACTACAGATGTATTTAGTTTGGCATCGTTTTCAGCTTTCTTTAATTATAGCTtgaatgtaaagaaatattttaggGTTTGCACTGCTTTATGATACGGAGACGGGACCGAATCCGCGACTACTCGCCACCTAATCATATAGCTCACCGCCTCGTCAGTCTAATAAGGTATTAAATCAGTATGCATTCTATACCGGGACAGTGGCTAGATGTATGTATTTCTAAAATACTCTAAAGTGCATAACGTATTCCCAACTCTTCACCTAATTATACAGAGGCTAATAAGGTTCTAAATCAGTATGCATTCTACACCGTGACAGTGGCTAGATCTATGCATTTCTAAAATACTCTAAAGTATATAACTTATTCCTAAcgaaaaagagagagagagagagagaggaattAAAAAGCAGATATAACTCACTGTTATTTGGTGCTTCTTTATTTCTAGATTTTCCTGCTTTACCTTTAGTCGGTTTTTGCTTTGGTTGTTTTGCCTTCCACTCTTTCCATCGTTTAACTTCTTTACCAAATTTGGCATTCAGTGTAGCATCATTTGTAATGGATATAGTTCGTCCATGATTTCTTGTTAGGAATTGTTTATCCATTTCTATTGAATCATATTTCCTGGCAATTACTTGCATAGTTGTTAGCGCACCACAACGTTCTAGTCTTCGGAACACGTAAAGTCTTCTGTTGCCATTGACGACGTACCAAAGTTTACCCTCTTTTCCACCCTCCATTTCATTCGTCTGCATCACTTCAATGGGCGGGACATCATTCCCACCAAGTCTTATTTCAACTCTTCCATAAAGGAGAGCAATAAACGTTTGCAACATTGACCTACCGTCCGTGAAATGGGCAGTAATTTGATCATGTGTGTACCGAACTTCTGACGGCTTTAGATAGATAATCTCACGTGACTGATCATATAACTTAGTTACCATATATTCATCTCGTGGAGTTAACcctttttcattctttttactCATAACAAGAGCATTATTCTTCGTGTCTGCGTGTTCGGCTTTCCTTGGACTTTTCTTATCACTTTGCTTTTGGGTTTCTTTACGAGGCGAATCTGCTTTTGCATGCAAATCCTTCCTCTGTTTCACGTAAACAAACGGTTCTCGTGGTGTCCTTTTCGGTGAGTCAGTCGGCATGACTTTGTTTGCCGTTCCGACATGTTTACTGCTCTGATTTGTTCCGACGTGTGTACTGCTCTGATTTGTAGTGACAGAACTGAGTGACGACGGAACTGTTCTGATATCATGGTAATCGTTATGGATTTTCCTAGATATGTCTAAATGGTCTAGTTGATGTAATTTCTTTGTGTTCAAGTTTTTCAGAATATACCGCCTTCCTCTAGGCGAACTGGACGGCGAATATGAGTCAAAACTGTAGTCGTGACCGTCTGCATATCTAGACATCATAGTTATGTGTTGGTGTGTCAGTTTTGAGACACATGAAATCCTGATGTCTGCTCGAATAAAACGGAATTGTTAAATACACTTTCAGTAAACAAACGAGTACTTTTTAACGTCCTCAAGTAACGATGTATGTGTTTACATGACTGCCTTTGCCTCTTATCCCAACATTCTGAAAATGTAGGAATGTTTATAAAGACGTGTTACCTTCTGATAGTTTAGTATCTATCCAAGGTTTTGGCTGTAATGGCGTGTCTGTCTTTTTCTTCCTTCAAAACGAGATATTCCTATTTGTCAAGTATGAGGAGTTATTCCATATAAATACATAActcatttatcaaatttattttcacTCGTTGCGAGGTCCCATTCTTACATATCTACAATAAAAAGGAAGTTTAGGTTAGTGTTCAAGTATTTTCTCGTATTTTCTCGTATAAGCATACAACATTAATATATGTATAAGTTCATTCCACCTTATTTGAAAAACGTTTGTGCACCTTTTCAACGATTATGCTAATCATTCTAAATAACCAATTTAGTCGTGGTGAAAAtagtaaacaaagtaaaatttatgaaacctGATATCCTATATTAAGTCACTTGAAAACTCGCACGTCTAAACCTTTAAAAAGTGTACAAGTCATCTATAAtaacaaagttgtttttttttaaaaaatcacatctTAATATTCACAGTAACTAAGTACTCAGAATTTGTTTACGTTCTGATATAAAGTATAAAGAAGTGATCAGGCTTCATAAATATTCGGCGCTCAATTAAATCGGGCGTAAGCAAATATGAGGGTAGGCTAGggtgaaaattttaataaaatttatttgcagGTGTGACTTAAGTAAGATCAGCCCATACTCGTCGATTGCCTTTAAATGTGTTAGATCACAAAAGTTAAGGACTAGAAACGATAACGTGAATTCCATCTCTTCTACAAATAAATATCGTGAGAGACTTTACCGTGCTAATACTTGCAGACATGCTCAATGACTGCATGCAATACATGATATGcgtaaatattatgtaaatataatcaAAACAATGGGTGTGTGCCTCTCAAAGGACACCGTCtcatttttttcatatgaaaCCGGTGCTGGTTTTCCAAGAAAAAAACCTGAGATTTATTCAAACAGGTTTCAGCTTTTTTGACAACTGTTAAGAATAAATCGGTATAAGCTAATAagaataaaacatactttttatgtcataacaaaattttactaattaagtcgttttaattgaaactttgttacatgtatttatactttGTTTTGATTTCTTGATATTTTTCTGCTATCCCCCTGCATGAACCCTGGATTTTGAAGGTTAACATCAAACAGCTGAACTTTACGATAGGGTTGGATATTGAAAAGTCGTTTTTCAAACATGTTATCAATGATATTCATTGATTACCAAGCTCAATAACTATAACACGAGGTATAGAAATAGATATACAATTTGTTGAAAGAAAGTCAACGTGCCAGGTGATTTAATTGAAGAAATTCAATTTCTCCTAATCATTTAGGTGATGCGATATTGAATTGTTACATTGTATATAACACTGACGGCCCTTGATCATTTTAAGGACGATTCTGCTTGTTTGTTTGGTTCAGGTTTagagcagttttttttttcagttatgaaacgttCAGTTAGGTTAACCTGAGTACAATACAGACTTGTTCCTCACAACTAACAGACAACTTCCGCATATGGAATAGAGGAGAACGACTAATTGCTTCTTATGTATTGTCTACCGCCtggggtatatatatataatatccaTATCAATAATATAGAAAATactgaaattatcaaaataatgcatttacaATTTATAGCCACTTGTCATGCATGATCTATACTGAAGATTgatattcaaatattattttacttcAAGGACCATCATGTTATCAGTTTCTTTCTGTACCAAAGTTTTCTTGCAATCTCTACAATGTACTTCTAAAATGAAGAGGAAAACGCCATGTAGTTGTTGCATAACAATGTTGACGGTGGAAAATGGACGCAACCGTATCGTTCTCGTTATACctgcacaacattttttcaacaatcaTGTACagttttttaacagttaatattttcttttacgaATAATTAAATTTGTagtttaaaagatataataaCTTACAAAGATGATACACTTCAATGTCAGGTCTCACAAAGAATGCAGTGTACACGTATACCTGAACATAGACAGTATGGAAAATAGACAGTAAACAAAAACGTACCTTTGTTTTTAGTAACAGAGAAAAACAGCGCTTCCGTGCTCTATAGACGCTAACGTTTATCCATGTTTAGCTGGTTTATTCTTTAACATATTGAGAACTATATAAAAACTTTATCTTAATTGTATGTTTACGAAGTCAACATGTAAGAAGAAAAGTTTGATCATTCTGAACTTCATTGAGTACCTATCTAAATTAagataaattgagccgtgccatgggaaaaccaacatagtgggtttgcgaccagcatggatccaggccagcctgcgcatccgcgcagtctgatcaggatccatgctgttcgctaacagtttctccagttccaataggcttcgaaagcgaacatcaaggatcctgaccagactgcgcggatgcgcaggctggtctggatcaatgctggtcgcaaacccactatgttggttttcccaaggCACGGCTCAATTCAGTTAGCCTTAGGCATTGATTTCTTTCACAGTAGAAAAAGTAGTATATCTTATTGTCTTACAGTGGTGCGCAACATTGAACCTTAATGGAGtgttaaataaaattgcaaacgTACTATCTTTTACTGCTTACTTATTACAGTAGAACTGggtttaaacattattatagGGAAACCCACACATGTGTCAGTCAAAGGCAAACCAGCAGTTCAGGTTTTAAGTGTTTTTTAGTtcttgttgatgttttttttgtcCAATTTATCGATGGGTAGCATTGTATGATTTCGCAGGGTGCTACAGTTTTGGAAAGTTTCAAGTATTTGATTggttgtttgaaatttaaaacgCCGTTCATACAAGCCGAGGTGCAAAACGTTTTAATTGTATGAAAAAGGAAATACAACCGTTCTTGTTCCCGGATTCCGCCCCAACCGACATCATCACACGAACCATAGGCGGAGGATGAACGATTAAGACGTGCATAATTATATGTCTTCAGTCAAAACGTTAGGAGAACTTTGTTGTTCCACACAACAGCTTTTTATCATAAATTACCATTTAAGTGGTAGGTAACTTTTCTTTTTTCGTTGCAGGGTggtaacattttataattttgtatgtttttattagTGCAGCATTGTGTTATCATGAGATTCTTAAGTCTTGTATTTTGCTGGTGTCACGTGAATGTTTTATCTTGGGGTATATTGACCAATCGTCATTCGGGGTGCGTTGTACACTGATGCAGCAAAGTTTTGTCTTTTCAGGTTTCTTGTTAGGCTGCAGTAACGTTGTATCATTCGGAATTCCGTTACGCATTGCCACAGTTACGTTTCTTGGACATTGTTCATTGTTACggaaacatttcatcatttgagATTTGTTGTATGTTGCCGCAGGAACGTTTATCAGTCACTGTGTCAGTTTCTTGTACATTTTTGCAGTAACTGTTCGCTACACCACTGGGTATTATTGTACATTGACACAGTAGCATATCATCAGTGGCAGTTTAATGTGTACATTATTGCAGTTACTCTTGTGCATTTCTCTCGACCTTTCTTGGATCTTGATGTTCATGCTTTGTCTTtgtagttcctctttgttccttacaCATGTAGTACGCTTCTCGATTTAAAAGGATATTTTGCAGAAAGTACGGAATTTGACATATCAGacaatctttctttttttcaaaatttaatttatctTGTATTTTTGTGTGATTACATAGTTACACATTTTCTACACTGTAATAGATCTACCTAATTGCAAAGATACGATAACATGTGAAATTGTGACTTTTTGGGGAGGGCTGTCGCTAATGTTGTCAAAACTTGTAGTCCGACCCATTTGCACTATATATATGTAAACATATGTATTGTTACCATTCATGTAATTGTAATAGtgacaataaaataatattaaactgACGAGCGGGTTTTTGCCAGTAAATGAGTAAATAATTAgcagatgtatgaacaattgTTTTTCATTATGATTTGAAACAAAGTTACTGGGCGCCACTGCTGCTGCTGCTCAATGAGTATAAATAATAAACGGTTACAGTATAATTCAGGCAATATATCCCATTGTTATATACCTTACTTTGCATAGAATAAAAGCCTGTAACCCAGGCCAAATAAGTGGAAGCGGGCATTGCAACTGGAAGCAGGCATTATAACCAGTTACTGGCTTGCCAGGGACGAGTGGCGccatttttttgtgtgaaaaaaatcgTTAACATCCGTATTTTACAAGATTAACTGATTCAAGCATTTGAGAAATCCTTATTGTGTTGTGGTATTTAATAAACAACTCATTTAAAAACAAGGCACGTGGTTTTAGCACTCTGAAACCAACACGCCCTCATACAATGTACGTTAAAATTTAGTGGTGCTAATAACCAATTCAGGCTCGCAATTACCGTTTAATTAGAGTATAAAATAGAACCAATATTATATTCCTTCACACAAAATTTCACAAAGGaattgtacattttaatttttgtttcttcagaatctgaaaaacaacaatacAACACTGGTATAATATCTCTGATTTTAatgtccatttttttcaaatttcaataaatAATGGCAAAGCATAACAATATACAGTGAGATTTTAAActtcaataaaaatgatttaaaacatatgtattaTACAATCAGTAAAACAACAACAAGGAATATTTTATGTTaacaaattcttttaaaataaattatagaaTAAAATGTTCAGACACCAGGTGTATTTgtgatttgaaaatttgaatcgGTATTTAAGATGTACAGTTAAACCTGCCTTTTGGGCCATCTGTATTAACCAGCCAGTCAACGTACTTCCAAAATTGACATTTAGTTTAATAATACCAACTTGCCTTAAACTGTTTAATACATATTTGACTTTAGCTGTATTTCCATGTTTGCTACCCTCTAAGTGTTAAGGAAAAAAGATCAAGGAATgagttattttgttttctttcaaatgacAAACAAAAGCAGGAAAACAACAGATCATTTGTAAATGCATATAAAACCCTAATATTTTGACAATCataattaaaaaacatttattcTTTGAAAACTGCTCTTGAAAACATAATGGTATTTACTTTTAATACACAAATCATGTGCTATTTTACTTATCAAATACAAAGATTTAGTCAAAACCTTCTACAAGTAGTATAGACTGTAGTACAggaagggcagtaactctgaatTTTTACATTTAACAGGTCATCTGTAGTTCCTTGGGAGTTTGTCTGGGAATTATGTGATGAGAATAACAGAAAGGGTAATAACTCATTTGAATccataaatatgaaaaaagttaCAACTCCTTCAGTAATCTTTGAACTATAATCATAAAAATGGCAAAGTTTTTGAACCCTAAAGAAGGTGAACATTTTATTCCCTCAGAAATCTTTCAACTATAAATATGTTAAGGGTAGTCTTTGAACTTTAAATCAGAGAAGGTTGGTTATTCCTCCAGAAGTTTTAAACCTTAATAAACATGGAAAGGGTATTTACTTATTTTGAACTTGTTTAGtaagtttttgaattttaaatcacAGAAGGGTAGTATCTTAGTCAGATACCTTTGAACTACCAATACTGAAAGACCTCCAGATATATTTATTACATGGAAGAACAAAGTTGTACATGAAATTTATGCACGTTCAAAGGTTACAAAGCTGATTTTGATGATCATCAGAGTGCAGTTTCACCATCATGAAAATAAAGACAGAGATAGAATCAGCCAAACTTTGAGACATGTTCATAAATGAGGATATGAATAAGTATATAGCATGCCTGCCTGTGAAAGACAGGGTAACAAACAGGGTAACATCTGACACAGGCAGACATGTGAGATACTTTTACTTGTCTAACATCCAACAATTTCAAAGATATTGATAAAATCGCACATTTAGTTTACGAAGACAGGATGCCTGAAGAAAAGACAGATGATTTACTACTAGGATATCCTCGACTTTCCCCATTAGTTAGGCAAGCAAAatgcgggcttagcgcaaaacagttgtaactccttctttatttcatataagttacagccgttttgcgctaagcccgtgAAAAGATAATCAATCATACTTTAAAGTCCAAGACATTGCTACATAAAGTTTCCCCTTGATTACAAGATCAAGTAAAGTGTCTTAAAATCATATAAACTATGCAATTCATCCTCTAACTAAGCTACAACAAAAAAGCCAAACTTCAAGTACTCCATTAAGCAATAAAACTAATTCCCAGTCATTGAATTTCAAATGTCAACTGAAaaccaaaaatgaaatttaaatcttCTTTACAGTTAGTAAGTGTTAACTAcataattgtaaaacaaaattcattaaCAACTTTGCATAAATGTGGTATCATTAAGTCACTGGTATCAACTATTACATCACAACCCTTGTATTCATTCACACTCTATATCTAAATGAGATTacatattcatattttaaaaagaaattactgaATTTTCTTAGTCCCACATAAACAGACTACTTAACTCATTTGGCCTTAACAACAATGGCAggatatatattttcataaaaaataccaaaatcaACAATCTTGTAACATATTTCCAACAGAGATTGCAATGTAACATGTATTACACTGTAACATATAGTAAAATGAAACATACATTACATCGCTTAATGTAGTGTAATATACATAACACTACAACATACAGCATAATGAAACATACATTATATTGTTAAATGTagtgtaacatacattacactaCAGCATACAAcataatgtaacatacattacatcGTTAAATGTagtgtaacatacattacattaCAACATGCAGCATAATGTAAATACATTACATCGTCAAATGTagtgtaacatacattacactaCAACATACAGCATAATGTAACGTACATTACAGTGTAACTATAGTGCATTGTATCATATATATTACATTGTAACATAAGGCGCAATGTAACAAACATTACACTGTAACATTCATTACATGTAACgtatatatataatcaaaatgtaacattttacagtaacagCCTACAACAGTTTCTACAACcagatttaacaattttcatacaggaaataattctgtattttacatttaaaacgtattattgctatttttcaccaCTGGAATCGGATCCGTAACAATGGAAATAACTGTCTTGGTAAGGTATGCCGAGACAGcttaagatttttgttttgttttggatttaacgccgtttttcaacagtatttcagt is a window from the Mercenaria mercenaria strain notata chromosome 7, MADL_Memer_1, whole genome shotgun sequence genome containing:
- the LOC123555382 gene encoding uncharacterized protein LOC123555382, producing the protein MMSRYADGHDYSFDSYSPSSSPRGRRYILKNLNTKKLHQLDHLDISRKIHNDYHDIRTVPSSLSSVTTNQSSTHVGTNQSSKHVGTANKVMPTDSPKRTPREPFVYVKQRKDLHAKADSPRKETQKQSDKKSPRKAEHADTKNNALVMSKKNEKGLTPRDEYMVTKLYDQSREIIYLKPSEVRYTHDQITAHFTDGRSMLQTFIALLYGRVEIRLGGNDVPPIEVMQTNEMEGGKEGKLWYVVNGNRRLYVFRRLERCGALTTMQVIARKYDSIEMDKQFLTRNHGRTISITNDATLNAKFGKEVKRWKEWKAKQPKQKPTKGKAGKSRNKEAPNNKSSCCTIL